A single window of Methylocella tundrae DNA harbors:
- a CDS encoding UDP-glucuronic acid decarboxylase family protein, giving the protein MRYGKMKKIMVTGGAGFLGSHLCERLLAQGHEVLCVDNFFTGTRRNIAHLTAHPNFELLRHDVTHPLYVEVDEIYNLACPASPVHYQFDPVQTTKTSVHGAINVLGLAKRLRAKVLQASTSEVYGDPEVHPQTEAYWGRVNPIGYRACYDEGKRCAETLFFDYHRQHGLQIKVVRIFNTYGPRMHPNDGRVVSNFLVQALKNDDITIYGDGSQTRAFCYVDDLVEGFLRLMATGPDFTGPVNIGNPKEFTMNELAHQIIELTGSRSKIVYRGLPPDDPKQRRPDITLAKDKLQWQPTVELREGLSRTAKYFEDFLREEASR; this is encoded by the coding sequence ATGCGCTATGGCAAGATGAAAAAAATCATGGTCACGGGAGGCGCGGGCTTTCTTGGGTCCCATCTTTGCGAGAGGCTCCTGGCGCAAGGACACGAGGTCTTATGCGTCGACAATTTTTTCACCGGAACGCGACGAAACATCGCTCATCTGACAGCACATCCGAACTTCGAGTTGCTCCGGCACGACGTCACGCATCCGCTCTACGTCGAGGTCGACGAGATCTACAATCTGGCATGCCCGGCCTCGCCAGTGCATTATCAATTTGATCCCGTCCAGACGACAAAGACGAGCGTGCATGGCGCTATCAACGTGCTCGGTCTCGCGAAGCGTCTGCGAGCGAAAGTGTTGCAGGCGTCGACAAGCGAGGTCTACGGCGACCCTGAGGTGCATCCGCAGACTGAAGCTTACTGGGGGCGAGTCAACCCGATCGGCTATCGAGCCTGTTACGATGAGGGGAAGCGTTGCGCCGAAACTTTGTTCTTCGACTACCATCGCCAACACGGATTGCAGATCAAGGTCGTGCGCATATTCAATACTTATGGGCCGCGCATGCATCCAAACGATGGACGAGTGGTCTCAAATTTCCTGGTTCAGGCGTTGAAAAATGATGACATCACCATCTACGGAGATGGGTCGCAGACACGCGCCTTCTGTTATGTTGATGATCTCGTCGAAGGGTTCCTGCGTTTGATGGCGACAGGACCGGATTTCACCGGACCCGTTAATATCGGCAATCCAAAGGAATTCACCATGAATGAACTTGCGCACCAAATCATCGAACTGACTGGCTCTCGATCCAAAATCGTTTATCGCGGATTACCCCCGGACGATCCCAAACAGCGCAGGCCAGACATTACGTTGGCTAAGGATAAGCTTCAATGGCAACCCACGGTGGAATTGCGGGAAGGGTTGTCGCGCACCGCCAAGTACTTTGAAGACTTTTTGCGCGAGGAGGCCAGCCGATGA
- the galE gene encoding UDP-glucose 4-epimerase GalE: MTVIERVIVTGGAGYIGSHTCKELASAGIEPIVYDNLLYGHRHNVKWGPLVVGDILDHEQLAMAFKKYRPQACIHFAALAYVGESVERPSAYYRTNVTGTLTLLSEMLRADVHTIVFSSTCATYGVPDVLPVVETTLQNPINPYGASKLMVERILADYRTAYGLRYACLRYFNACGADLDAELQEEHDPETHLIPRCLMAVAGRIPKVDIYGDDYPTPDGTCVRDYIHVTDLARGHVAALSELAQEDLALRLNLGTGQGFSIRQILAGIETMTGRPVPHKFQPRRVGDPPSLLADVGEAKRRIGFVAKHSDLETILRTAWRQYRVD, from the coding sequence ATGACTGTGATCGAGCGCGTGATCGTTACAGGCGGCGCGGGATATATCGGGAGCCATACCTGCAAGGAGCTGGCTTCGGCGGGGATCGAGCCTATCGTCTACGATAATTTACTCTACGGTCATCGTCACAACGTCAAGTGGGGGCCCCTCGTTGTCGGAGATATTCTCGACCACGAACAACTCGCGATGGCGTTCAAGAAGTACCGTCCCCAGGCCTGTATCCATTTTGCCGCGCTGGCCTATGTCGGAGAATCGGTTGAAAGGCCGTCTGCCTATTATCGAACCAACGTCACGGGCACGCTCACGCTGCTATCTGAGATGCTCAGGGCTGACGTCCACACGATCGTTTTCTCCAGCACTTGCGCAACTTATGGGGTGCCTGACGTTCTGCCAGTCGTCGAAACCACACTACAAAATCCGATAAATCCCTACGGCGCCTCCAAGCTGATGGTGGAGCGGATCCTCGCCGATTACCGGACAGCCTATGGCCTGCGATACGCGTGTCTGCGATACTTCAACGCCTGCGGGGCGGATCTCGATGCTGAGTTGCAAGAAGAGCACGATCCCGAGACGCATCTCATTCCGCGCTGCCTGATGGCGGTCGCCGGACGAATTCCGAAGGTCGACATTTATGGCGACGATTATCCGACGCCGGACGGAACGTGCGTTCGCGATTATATTCATGTCACGGATCTTGCCCGTGGACACGTCGCGGCCCTATCGGAGCTTGCGCAAGAAGATCTCGCGCTTCGACTAAATTTAGGAACAGGCCAGGGCTTTTCGATCCGGCAGATTTTGGCCGGGATCGAAACAATGACGGGGCGCCCGGTTCCGCATAAATTCCAACCTCGCAGGGTCGGCGATCCGCCTTCCTTGCTGGCCGATGTTGGCGAAGCTAAGCGTAGGATCGGTTTCGTCGCGAAGCATTCTGATCTCGAAACCATCCTGCGCACGGCGTGGCGTCAATATCGAGTGGATTGA
- a CDS encoding sulfotransferase has product MNSTTAANNYGPIFVLGAARSGTTIVSSALEKMTGFRSLGEGHIWPLVLALSRLSRRYYAGLAAKIDDSHQCLLFEHNSEELTAGIIQAVLDLYGIARTDFIDKTPGVEMIACTDMLSHVYKNAFFIFVKRGPIATVRSKLKKFPDVEFSDHCLDWVNCLNAWDDIKQHVSNRYYEINHADLVERPETIATELAEQLGYEPHAASQFVREITVNTQVERTSADHSVNDNDVANTEWDEKQKLVFLRICEGAAAKFGFDIFGNSSGAGKIGKIALFFPMRESEEAYVVNRNAFCYPVSHGFQLCPNSSGEGVLALHFKDVCLKGRRHVSLTVRREFLHGPDVMLRIAIVETTDGSIRNVVEELIDTITPKKIAFAIDRAAEIVDIEIGVHILGHSNNHYATIIINSPTISESVSSPA; this is encoded by the coding sequence GTGAATTCCACTACGGCGGCGAACAATTATGGTCCGATTTTTGTGTTGGGCGCAGCTCGTTCGGGCACCACGATTGTTTCATCAGCGCTCGAGAAAATGACCGGATTTCGTTCATTAGGGGAGGGCCACATTTGGCCTCTCGTTTTGGCGTTAAGCCGCCTATCCAGAAGATATTATGCAGGGCTCGCTGCTAAAATTGACGACAGCCATCAATGTTTATTGTTTGAACATAATTCTGAGGAACTGACGGCCGGCATTATTCAAGCAGTACTTGATCTTTATGGGATTGCCAGAACAGATTTTATCGACAAAACTCCCGGCGTTGAAATGATTGCATGCACGGACATGCTGTCTCATGTATACAAAAATGCATTTTTCATATTCGTAAAAAGAGGGCCGATCGCTACGGTCCGATCAAAACTAAAAAAATTTCCGGATGTTGAATTCTCGGACCACTGTTTAGATTGGGTTAACTGCCTCAATGCGTGGGACGATATAAAACAGCATGTTTCCAATCGTTATTATGAAATAAATCACGCTGATTTAGTCGAAAGACCGGAAACTATTGCAACTGAATTGGCTGAGCAGTTGGGCTATGAACCACATGCGGCATCGCAATTTGTGCGTGAGATCACTGTCAATACTCAAGTTGAGCGCACCTCCGCGGATCACAGCGTGAATGACAATGATGTTGCAAACACTGAATGGGACGAAAAGCAGAAATTGGTTTTTCTTCGCATCTGCGAGGGGGCGGCGGCCAAGTTTGGCTTTGACATATTCGGGAACAGCAGCGGAGCAGGAAAGATCGGAAAGATCGCGTTGTTCTTTCCCATGCGTGAAAGCGAAGAAGCTTACGTAGTCAACCGCAACGCGTTTTGCTATCCCGTGTCACACGGATTTCAGCTGTGCCCGAACTCATCGGGCGAAGGCGTGCTCGCTTTGCATTTTAAAGACGTTTGTCTGAAGGGACGGCGCCATGTCAGCCTTACGGTGAGGCGAGAGTTCCTCCACGGCCCAGACGTCATGCTCAGGATCGCCATCGTAGAGACTACGGATGGAAGCATAAGAAATGTCGTCGAAGAATTGATCGACACAATAACGCCAAAAAAGATCGCGTTTGCCATTGATCGTGCGGCAGAGATTGTCGACATTGAAATAGGCGTCCATATTCTTGGTCACTCAAATAATCATTATGCAACGATTATCATCAACAGCCCGACCATTTCGGAATCGGTATCGTCACCGGCTTGA
- a CDS encoding zinc-finger domain-containing protein, which yields MAAHATPHFHNQPGVPRVRVGAKEFMCVGALPPFDHPHIFIDMGDADEAICPYCSTHYVFDATLHGGCVPPECVFDPESTNAAV from the coding sequence ATGGCCGCCCATGCCACGCCGCATTTTCACAATCAGCCAGGCGTCCCCCGCGTGCGCGTCGGCGCAAAGGAATTCATGTGCGTCGGCGCGCTGCCGCCCTTCGATCATCCCCATATCTTCATTGACATGGGTGATGCGGACGAAGCCATCTGCCCGTATTGCTCCACGCATTATGTCTTTGATGCGACGCTGCATGGCGGCTGCGTTCCGCCGGAATGCGTTTTTGATCCGGAATCAACGAACGCCGCGGTCTGA